In Ochrobactrum vermis, the following proteins share a genomic window:
- a CDS encoding MarR family winged helix-turn-helix transcriptional regulator, translating into MSKDNKAVVLYRLQSVARLSRTVLATRLLEQGLYAGQDAVMLQLAAEDGLTPGVLAQRLGVRPPTITKTIARLQGQGFVAKRASETDQRQSHVYLTQTGLETIKAIEKSIRKTEKDMLKSLDKKDRKTFLKMLSRMESNLALRGVARVPDEPETEMPDEDDAE; encoded by the coding sequence ATGAGCAAGGACAATAAGGCGGTTGTACTTTACCGACTGCAATCCGTGGCAAGATTGTCGCGAACGGTGCTGGCCACGCGGCTTCTGGAGCAAGGGCTCTATGCGGGGCAGGATGCGGTCATGCTGCAACTGGCTGCGGAAGACGGGCTAACGCCGGGCGTTCTTGCACAGCGGCTGGGTGTGCGTCCGCCGACCATCACCAAAACCATTGCACGCCTGCAGGGCCAGGGGTTTGTCGCCAAGCGCGCCTCGGAAACCGACCAGCGCCAGTCGCATGTCTACCTCACGCAGACCGGTCTCGAGACGATCAAGGCAATCGAGAAATCCATTCGCAAGACCGAAAAGGACATGCTGAAGAGCCTTGATAAAAAGGACCGCAAGACCTTCCTCAAGATGTTGAGCCGGATGGAGAGCAATCTCGCGCTCCGTGGCGTCGCGCGCGTTCCCGATGAGCCTGAAACGGAAATGCCTGACGAAGACGACGCAGAATAG
- a CDS encoding LacI family DNA-binding transcriptional regulator: MAQKIKLSTIADALGVSTATVSLALRDSPLVADQTREKIKEHARTIGYIYNRRAASLRTSRSGIVGVVVHDIMNPFFAEILKSIETELDRSRQTFILSNHYDQLEKQRTFMDTLLQLGADGVIMSPAIGTPPEDIQLAEDNGLPVVLIARSVEGVHAPVFRGDDAYGIGLATNHLISLGHTRIAMIGGTDQTSTGRDRYRGYVQAMDKAGLEVRPDWRIAGPRTKQGGFEVAPQFLALKDKPTAAVCWNDLTAIGLMNGIARAGLVPGEDISVTGYDDLEEAAIATPALTTVWNGQREVGRRAARALLDQLNGVEVSSMQELIKPELHIRQSTSKPKHG, translated from the coding sequence TTGGCCCAGAAAATAAAGCTATCGACCATCGCTGATGCGCTTGGTGTTTCGACAGCCACAGTTTCGCTCGCTTTGCGCGACAGCCCCCTCGTTGCCGATCAGACCCGCGAGAAGATCAAGGAACATGCCCGCACGATCGGTTATATCTATAATCGTCGCGCTGCGAGCCTGCGCACGTCACGCTCCGGCATTGTCGGCGTTGTGGTGCATGACATCATGAACCCGTTCTTCGCGGAAATTCTCAAATCCATCGAAACGGAACTGGACCGGTCGCGGCAGACCTTCATCCTGTCCAACCATTACGACCAGCTCGAAAAGCAGCGCACCTTCATGGATACGCTTCTGCAGCTCGGCGCGGACGGGGTCATCATGTCGCCCGCCATCGGCACGCCGCCGGAAGATATCCAGCTTGCGGAAGATAACGGCCTGCCGGTCGTGCTGATTGCGCGCAGCGTCGAGGGTGTTCATGCTCCGGTTTTCCGGGGCGACGATGCCTATGGCATCGGTCTTGCCACCAATCATCTGATTTCGCTTGGACATACGCGCATCGCGATGATCGGCGGTACGGACCAGACTTCGACGGGTCGTGACCGTTATCGTGGTTATGTGCAGGCGATGGACAAGGCTGGCCTTGAGGTTCGCCCCGACTGGCGTATTGCCGGACCGCGCACGAAACAGGGCGGCTTTGAAGTTGCGCCGCAATTCCTGGCGCTGAAGGACAAGCCGACGGCTGCGGTCTGCTGGAACGACCTGACGGCCATCGGCCTGATGAACGGCATTGCCCGCGCCGGGCTGGTGCCGGGCGAGGACATTTCCGTGACCGGCTATGACGATCTTGAAGAGGCGGCCATCGCGACGCCCGCGCTTACAACCGTCTGGAACGGGCAGCGTGAAGTGGGACGCAGGGCTGCCCGTGCGCTGCTCGACCAGCTGAACGGCGTCGAGGTTTCCTCGATGCAGGAACTCATCAAGCCGGAACTGCATATCCGGCAATCGACATCCAAGCCAAAACACGGCTGA
- a CDS encoding 2-hydroxyacid dehydrogenase — protein sequence MTKRDATILVLGNFDDYAVQRLSGEFNVQRIARGDTALLDAAWAKDVKGIASMSTVDAALIDALPVLEIVGNFGVGYDAVDAKHAGAKNVMVTNTPDVLTDEVADTTIGLLIDTVRELSKSQEFLRTGNWVKEGRYPLSKLSLRGRKVGIFGLGRIGKAVAHRVEAFGLPIAYHNRRKSADVAYEYHPTLLELAQAVDTLILVAPGGEETAKAVNAEVLKALGPEGVLINIGRGSVVDEDALAEALQNGTIAAAGLDVFANEPHVPQALLDAPNTVLLPHIGSASVKTRRDMANLVIDNLIAWFDTGKAITPVPETVHVKGE from the coding sequence ATGACAAAACGCGACGCGACTATACTGGTGCTCGGCAACTTTGATGATTATGCCGTGCAGAGGCTCTCGGGCGAGTTCAATGTCCAGCGTATTGCGCGCGGCGACACTGCACTTCTGGATGCAGCCTGGGCGAAGGACGTAAAGGGCATTGCCAGCATGTCGACCGTCGATGCGGCGCTGATCGACGCGCTGCCCGTTCTTGAAATCGTCGGCAATTTCGGTGTCGGATACGATGCGGTGGATGCAAAACATGCTGGCGCGAAGAATGTCATGGTCACCAACACGCCAGATGTCCTGACGGATGAAGTGGCGGACACGACCATCGGACTTTTGATCGACACGGTGCGCGAATTGTCGAAATCGCAGGAATTCCTGCGCACAGGCAACTGGGTCAAGGAAGGCCGCTATCCGCTGTCCAAGCTTTCATTGCGCGGACGCAAGGTCGGTATTTTCGGCCTTGGCCGCATCGGCAAGGCGGTTGCCCACCGCGTCGAGGCTTTCGGCCTGCCGATTGCCTATCATAACCGCCGCAAGTCCGCGGATGTCGCCTATGAATATCATCCGACCCTGCTCGAACTTGCCCAGGCGGTCGACACACTCATTCTGGTGGCGCCGGGCGGCGAGGAAACAGCCAAGGCCGTGAATGCGGAAGTGCTGAAGGCGCTCGGGCCGGAAGGCGTGCTAATCAATATCGGACGCGGTTCTGTGGTGGACGAAGATGCGCTTGCCGAAGCGCTGCAGAACGGAACGATTGCCGCAGCCGGTCTCGATGTCTTTGCAAACGAACCGCACGTGCCGCAAGCACTGCTCGATGCGCCGAACACGGTTCTGCTGCCGCATATCGGTTCTGCCTCGGTCAAGACCCGCCGCGACATGGCCAATCTGGTGATCGACAATCTCATCGCGTGGTTCGACACCGGCAAGGCGATTACGCCAGTGCCGGAAACGGTTCATGTAAAGGGGGAGTAA
- a CDS encoding alpha/beta hydrolase, which produces MVKKMFIAALAAAALTVAAGSALAEGQPVSTNGQGKVLSAIAASMKEEQGAPKLGEGVTMREKKMDTETTPEQNFSRSKQFIHRFYKPENASNELVILLHGSGGNETSLVPLASRIWPRATLLGIRGRVMQDGGTRWYKRISPVKFDQKDVKLEANAFVTFLTRLADDKDLDLTHATFVGYSNGANLLAATMILHPDLVKRAILMRSMPVLDNAPVANLSKTRVLTITGDEDKLYSPFAPALSALLRSGGARVDARTIDADHMLGEKDIAAISQWVASLGPDGAPAVSMKAK; this is translated from the coding sequence ATGGTAAAGAAGATGTTTATTGCCGCTTTGGCGGCAGCTGCACTCACGGTAGCGGCTGGCTCGGCTCTGGCCGAAGGACAGCCCGTTTCGACAAACGGTCAGGGCAAGGTTCTGAGCGCTATTGCTGCTTCGATGAAGGAAGAGCAGGGTGCTCCCAAGCTCGGTGAAGGCGTGACAATGCGTGAGAAGAAGATGGATACGGAAACCACCCCGGAACAGAATTTTTCGCGCAGCAAGCAGTTCATTCACCGCTTCTACAAACCGGAAAATGCTTCGAATGAGCTGGTGATCCTGCTGCACGGTTCGGGTGGAAATGAAACCAGCCTTGTGCCGCTGGCTTCCAGGATCTGGCCGCGCGCCACACTGCTCGGCATTCGCGGCCGCGTGATGCAGGATGGCGGCACGCGCTGGTACAAGCGCATCTCGCCGGTCAAGTTCGACCAGAAGGATGTAAAGCTCGAAGCCAATGCCTTCGTGACTTTTCTCACCCGTCTGGCCGACGACAAGGATCTCGATCTTACCCATGCTACTTTCGTGGGCTATTCGAATGGCGCCAATCTGCTGGCTGCAACAATGATACTTCACCCCGATCTGGTGAAACGCGCTATCCTAATGCGCTCGATGCCGGTTCTGGACAATGCTCCGGTCGCCAATCTGAGCAAGACGCGTGTTCTGACCATTACGGGCGACGAGGACAAACTCTATTCACCGTTTGCGCCAGCGCTTTCAGCACTTTTGCGCTCCGGCGGCGCGCGCGTCGATGCCCGCACGATTGATGCGGATCACATGCTGGGTGAAAAGGATATCGCTGCAATCAGCCAATGGGTGGCGTCGCTCGGACCGGATGGCGCACCAGCGGTTTCCATGAAGGCGAAGTGA